The Gammaproteobacteria bacterium DNA window GCGCTCGAGTTTGAGACCGTAGAAACACGTATTATATTCGGTGAAAATAGAAAGATAGAAAAAATTATTCCGATTAAACGTAATGAAGCTCACCGTTTAATTGAAGAATGTATGCTCGTAGCGAATGTCGCTGCAGCGGAATTTTTGAGTGAATATGGACTCCCTTTATTATATCGTGTGCACAAAGTACCTGATCCTGAAAAACTAGAGAATTTAAGATCATTTTTACAAGGCGCAGGTTTACGTTTAACGGGTAAATCTCACCCAGAACCCATAGATTATGCCACGCTAATAAAGAGCATCCAGGGGCGCCCTGACGCTCACATTATCCAAACCATATTGCTGAGATCATTAAGACAGGCAATTTATTCCCCTGTAAATGAAGGACATTTTGGTTTGGCCTATGATCATTACTGTCATTTTACCTCTCCTATCCGACGTTTTCCTGATGTGTTAGTCCACCGGGCATTAAAACATGCGTTAAAAGGGAAGGAAGTTACGCAGTTTGTTTATTCTCCAGAAGAACTATTTCTGTTTGCTGACCACTGTTCTATGACTGAGCGGCGTGCAGATGATGCAACGCGAGGTGTCACCGATTGGTTAAAATGTGAATACATGCTGGAGAAGATTGGTTGTGAATTTGAAGGCGTTATTTCTGAAGTCACAGGGTTTGGTATTTTTGTAGAATTAAAGGACATCTACGTTGAAGGGTTGGTACATATAACGGCGCTTAAAAATGATTATTATCATTTTGATCCGGTGACTCGCCGTTTAATGGGAAAGCGAACAAACACTACCTATGGCTTAGGTGACCTTATCAACGTTAAAATAGTGCGCGTAAATTTAGATCAAAAACAAATGGATTTTGATCTGGTTGATAACGAAACAACCTCTACGAAAACAAAACCTTCTAAAGCACGTAAGCGACCAAAAAAGAAAAAAAGGAAAGAGGGTTGAGGTTTTTGTAACTACAGCCCGTATGGACGTTCGCATTTAGAGGCGGAACAATTTTTTTTTATTAGTAACGGAGATACCTATGGAAATTAATTTTAACGATGCAGATTTTAAAAAATCTACAATGTGTACGAGTTGCTCTCACTGCGTAGAGGTGGCAAATAAAAATGACATGATTGCCGTTCGTGATACTAAAGACCCTAGCCAGATGCCTTTGCAATTTAATAAAGAAGAATGGCAAGCATTTGTTGCAGGCGTTAAACGCGGCGAATTTGATTTTTAAGGTGATGTAACCTGGATGACGCGTCAGCAGAATCCTTGATTGCATCAAGGCTACATTGTTTGGAGCTATTCAATAATGTAGCCTGGATGCAGCACAGCGGAATCCAGGATCCTTTATTGCATCAAGGCGACATTGTTTGGAATTATAACGTTCGCATCTAGAGGCAAAACAGTTCCCATTGTTTTACTGAGATCATATCGAGTGGGGTCTGGAGCATTTAATTCAGCAAAGCCTTTTTTTCGTAGCATGCAAGGATCACATGAGCCACATGCCTCACCCTCTTCATTTGCCTGATAACACGACACTGTCCCTTTATAATCCACTCCTAGTGCCAACCCCTTACTAATGGTTTCCCCTTTAGTTAGAAGAAGCAGGGGCGCATGGATAGTCACCCCGGTTCCTTCTATAGCTTGTTTTGTGGCAAGACTGGCCAATTTTTGAAATTGCGCAATATATTCAGGGCGACAATCAGGGTAATGCGAGTAATCAATAGAGCTTACTCCTATAAAAATATCGTGTGCTTGTAACATTTCTGCATAGCCCAATGCTACTGCAAGAAATATAGTATTGCGCGCCGGCACGTAGGTAATCGGTATTTCAGTCGACCCGGTATAATCGGGTACCGCTAAGGAAGCATCCGTTAAAGCCGACCCTCCAAAATCATCGAGGGATAACCTGAATACTTTATGTGCTCTTGCACCTAAGAGGCTCGAGACAGCTGCAGCTGCTCTTAGTTCGCTGCGATGCCTTTGACCATAGTCAAAACAAAGGGTATAGCATTCAAATTTTTGGGAGCGCGCAATGGCAAGGCACGTTGTTGAATCTAAACCACCCGACACCAAGATGACAGCTTTTTTAACCATAACACTCTCTACGACTTTTGAAGAATAAACAGATAGCCAAAAACTGGCGTCCTTCTCTGAACGCGCAATTGTACCTCATCTTCTTGCAAAATTTTAAAAGAATTTTTGTTACTTAATTCGTAAATATACGCTTTTGAGTGGGCAAAACGTGTGGATTTTTGTAGGGCATAATTTTTTTCTTCTAGTTTCTCAACTGTGAAAGCGAAATAGCCACCTTCATTGAGCGCAGCATAACTCCTACTAAAAATATCTTCTAAATCACCAAAGTAGCCAAAAACATCGGCAGCTAAAATCAAATCGATATGGTGCATGTGGCTAATGGCGGTTGTTAGATCTTCAACAAGTAGTTCATCATAAATATTTTTTGCCTGTGTTAATTCGATCATTTTTGAGGAAATATCAATACCAATTAATTTTTTTGCGTAATCTTTAAATAATTCTCCACAAAGTCCGGTGCCACAGCCAAGGTCTACAATCGTCAAGTCATGACGCGTACCCAAGAGTGCAGAGACACTATTAAACAATAATTTGTGTCCTTGATAACTTAAACACTTTGTTAAATGGGTTTCGAAATAGGGAGCATATTGATCAAATAAATTTTTCACAAATTGCGGTGGGGTTTTGGTTTGACCGCCTTCTTCGGTTAGCGCGCTAATGATATATTGCAATTCAGTACTATTAGGATCTAACTTTAGCGCGGCACGGTAATGGGAAAGCGACTCATCATAACGTTCTATTTTTAAATAGGTGGCACCCAAATTTACATGGGCATCTAAAAAATCAGGGCGCATATCGAGCGCCGCTTTGAAATATTCGATAGCGTCTAGATAGCGATCTTTAAACATATAAATCGCGCCCACATTAAAAAAAGTGTCCGCATCAGGTTGGTGTTGTAAGCACTGTAAGAAATGTTTTAAAGCTTCCTCTGCCTTTTGTAAGCTAAGATAAGTGGACCCAAGATTGTAATGGGCCTCATGGTGTAGGGGGTCTACAGCAAGTGCCTTATTAAAATATTCTAGGGCTTTTGGTAATTCACCTTGTTTGACAAGGATGCCGCCTATGTTGACATAAGTATCCACATCATTATGAACTAATGCTAAACGTTCTTGATAATGGTAGAGAGCTTTTTCTAATTGATTCGTTTCTAGCAGCAATTGTGCCAGTTGTTTTTGGGCTTCAGCAAATTGCGGTTCTAATGTCACTGTCTTTTCGAGAGCAATAATTGCTTCTTCTTGGCGGTCTAATTTAATAAGTAAAATTGCTAGGTTGTAATAGGCCTCAGCATAATCCGCCTTCAGCTCAATCGCTGTTTCATAATGTTGTAATGCTTTCCTGTCATTATCATGCTTAGCGTAGAGATTGCCTAAATTGTTATGCGCAGTCGGCGAATGAGGATTTAATTCGAGCGATCGCTCATAATGGATAATCGCTTCATCATAATTTTTTAAGTACCATAAAACATTGCCCAGACTATTATGAAACGTTGCGGAATCAGGTTCACTATCTAAGGCGTGGTTAATGAACTTTAATGATTGAGCATAGTCCCCTTTCTGGGATAGTAATATGCCATATAAATGCAAGATATTTGAATCGTTTGGATTTTGCTCTAGAAGTTGTTGATAAATTTGTTCTGCTTGATTTAATAATCCGCCTTGATGATAAGATAATGCTAACTGAAATAGTTCGGAATTCATTTTCTCTCATATCATTTCTTAGCAACTGTTTAGCCTAGATCCGAACATATCACCTTTGGCTGAATGTTCTACCAAATTAGTGCTGAACAGTTATATTGGGTTAGCTATTTCTTTTTTCACGTATTTTTTGGGCCAATACATTTACTGCCATGACATAAAGGTCACTGCTATTATAGGTAGAAATCACATAGAAATTTTGTAAACCCAGCCAATATTCGCAATCATCTTTATTTTCAAGTTGAATAAAAGAGGCCTTTCTGTTGCCAAGCGGCACGGGGGTGCTGATGTCATATTTTTCTAAATCTTCTTGTGTAAGATGAGGTTTGAATTTCTTATCACAAGGAGGGAGGCATTCATCATTTTCTATTACAGCGGCGAGTGCCACGGGTTCGCCTGTTTTCCACCCATGTTTATTCAGATAGTTTGCTACGCTGCCAATTGCATCAGCATCGTCATTGAATAAATCTGCTCGGCCTTTATTTTCAAAATCAACAGCATAGCTGCGATAACTGCTGGGCATAAATTGAGGTAGGCCTACGGCGCCTGCATAGGATCCTTTCAAGGTGAGCGGTTGGAAATTATTTTCTCTGGCTAATAACAGATACTGCGTTAATTCTGAACGAAAATAGCTTGCACGTCGTCCGTCATTAAAGGCAAGTGTGGCAAGGGTATTGAAAACAGGGAAGTTGCCCTTATTTTGCCCGTACTTGGTTTCAACACCAATAATGGCAACAATAATACTGGCCGGCACGCCATATCTTTTTTCGGCTAGCGTTAAATTTTTCTCGTTTTTATTCCAATATTCTACGCCTTTATTAATTCTATCAGGAGTAATAAAGAGCTCGTAATATTGATACCAAGGTTTTGCTTCTGCAGGTTTTTGAATACGTGAAATGACTTCTTCATTAAAACTGACCGTACAGAATAATTGTTCTAGTTTTTTTCGATCAAAGCTATATTTAGTGACTAATTGATCAATATAAGAACGAACATCCGGTCGTTCTATAGCGCAATAACTTGCTAGTGAAGTTAATGAAGCGAGCATCAAGACGATAAAGGTAACGAATACCAGACTTTTTTTCATAACTAACCTCTTAGCGACCGAGTAATTTGCGATGGGTGAAAATGGACATGATAATACCGAAACCTGCAAGGATAGTCACCATGGAAGTCCCCCCATAACTTACAAGGGGTAGGGGTAAGCCGACGACGGGAAGAATGCCACTTACCATGCCAATATTTACAAAAAAAGAAATAAAGAACATTAAGCTAATACTTCCGGCAAGTAATCGTGAAAAAGTATCTTGCGCAAGCGTGCTTATTCTAAGTCCACGTAATACTAGAATAAGAAATAAAGTAATTAGGGTGATGCCCCCTATCAACCCAAACTCTTCGCCGGTCACCGCAAAGATGAAATCAGTAGCATGTTCAGGCAAAAACTGGAGATGGGATTGGGTGCCATTTAACCATCCTTTACCAAAAACGCCCCCTGAACCAATAGCAATTTTAGATTGGATAATGTGATAACCACTGCCTAAGGGATCACGCTCGGGGTTAATAAACGTTAAGACGCGCTCACGCTGATAATCGTGCATGAAGAAATGCCAAAGCACAGGAAAACTACATAAGGCTAGAATTCCCAGCGAAAAAATTATCCGCCAGCTTAAACCCGCTAATACAAATACGGCGGCCCCACAGCAGGCAATAATAATTGCAGTTCCCAAGTCAGGTTGGATCGCTGTTAACCCTACCGGCACAATTAATACAATACTCGCAACAAAAAGAGTGCCTAAGGAAGGTGGCAGTTGTTTATCATGAAAATACCAAGCCAGCATCATTGGCACAGCCAATTTCATTATTTCGGAGGGTTGAAATTTGATGGCTCCAAGGCCTAGCCATCGCTGCGCGCCTTTGCCCGTGTGACCTATAATAAGGGTCGCGATAAGCAAAACCGTACCAAATGCGAACACCCAGGGAGCCCACTGATAATATTTGCGCGGAGGAATTTGAGCAAAAACTAACATCACAATAAAGGCTGCACCTAATCGCAACCCCTGCTTAAAAAGAATGTTGAGACTGGCGCCGTCGGCGCTATAAAGGATGACGCTACCGACAGCTATTAAAATACAGAGCCCACCCAATAAGATTGGATCGAGATGCAGCTTCTCCCATAATGGCCGCCGAAGTTTATTACTGGGGTGATGATAGGAGTAAGTATCTCGATTCATTTATAACCTCTAATTTAGGAAGCCAACCGGCTAATCAGCTCCAGCTTGATCTGCATTTTCATCTGGAGGCGGCCCATCGCTGCCATCGATCGCATAGGGTTTAACTTCAGGTAATCCAAATTGATGGGTCATGCCAAAATAATAATCAAAAATAGCACGGGCAACCCTAGGAGCCAGGGTGCTGTTCTCAACAACAACAGCGAGTGCAATTTGCGGGTCATCAATTGGCGCAAAAGCAATAAATAATTTGTGGTTTCGCAAATGCTTAGGCAATGCAGCATCTCCGCCATGAGTGTTTTCACCCAAAATTTTAACTAACTGCGCGGTTCCCGTTTTAGCCGCAATCGTATACGGAGTATTTGCAAAAGCGACTGCAGCTGTTCCTTGGGGAGAAGAGGTTACTTCACCCATTGCCTTAATAATTATGTCCCAGTTTTTTGGATTCTTGAGAATAACAGGCGGCTCTGGAATAGGCTTGATTTCTTCAACTGTGCCATCAGGTTTTACGAGTTTTAATAATAGGCGAGGGCGGTAACGTTTGCCGCGATTCGCTAGCGTTGCAGCTCCTTGGGCGAGTTGCAGAGGGGTTGCTAACATATATCCTTGCCCAATGCCTGCAGCAACGGTATCACCCACATACCATTTGGAACGAAGACGCTTCATCTTCCACTCAGGGGAAGGCACTAAACCGGCCAGCTCTTCACCAAGATCAATACCGGTGAGTTGTCCAAAACCAAATTTACGCAGATAGTCATACATCCTGATGACACCTAGCTTAACCGCTAACCCGTAAAAAAACACATCACATGAAACTGTAATAGCCTTGGGTAAATTTACTACGCCATGGCCACCCTTGCGCCAATCTCGGTAGACATGATGTACTCCGGCCATACCAAAATATCCCGGATCTCTAATACTGTATCCTGGACCCACTATACCCGAATCTAAACCCGCAATTGCAAGATAGGGCTTGATAGTAGAAGCAAAAGGATAAACGCCTCGGACCGCGCGATTATATAAGGGCTTATCGGGAGAATTGCGCAGCTCCTTGTAATGTTTTGGATCAATACCAATAACAAACGGATTGGGGTCATACCCAGGAGCGCTGACTAACGCTAACACTTCACCGGTCTGAGGTTTGATGATAACCACCGCGCCTTTCTCGTCACCTAAGATTTTTTCTACAGCGAGTTGTAACCGGCTGTCGATGGAGAGATAAATATTATCGCCTCTTATGGGAGCATATTGGTTCAATGTGCGGACAAAACGTCCATTCGCGTCTACTTCGACCTGTTGATAACCCACCTTACCATGTAGTTCTTTCTCATAATATTTTTCTACTCCGAGTTTGCCCATAGAGCTTGACCCAGCATAATTGGTTTGGTCGATTTGTTTCATTTCTTGTTCGTTTATCCTAGCGACATACCCCAATATGCTGACAAACTCTTTGCCATAGGGATAGCGGCGGAACATTCCTGCATTGACAGTCACGCCCGGAAAGCGATATTGATTTACATAGAAGCGCGCGACTTCCTCTTCTGACATTTTTACTTTGAGTGTGACGGGTTGAAAGGGGCGGTTTTGTTTTAATTCTTTGCGAAAGCGCTTCATGTCTTCTGGCGGTATCTCAATAAGTTCTTTGATTTGACCCACCATTTTTTCAAGATCAGGGACATGGTCTGGCGTGACGACCAAGTTGAAAATAGGCACATTTTCAGCAATTATGAGCCCATTTCTATCCATAATTAGCCCGCGATTGGGCTCTACGGGTATTAAGCTCAACTGGTTTTGATTTGAAAGCGTGGTGTACACATCGTGATTAACGACTTGTAAAAAAAATAACCGTCCTATTAACCCCGCAGAGGCTAATAATATAAAAATAACAAGTATGATTACTCGTCGACTAAATAGATGGGTCTCTCGATAGTTGTTTTTAATAGTGTCACGTTTTCGCGTCATAATTAATTTCTATGATAAGGATGATGTGAAAGAATGCTCCAGGCTCTATAGAGTTGTTCTGCAACAATGACTCTCACGAGTGGATGAGGAAACGTGAGTAATGACAAGGACCATTTTTTATTTGCGCGGTCCAGACAAGATTGGGTTAAACCTTCTGGTCCGCCAATCAGTAAAGAAATGGATTGGCCTTGCTCGCGCCATTGTTGTAAATGTGAGGCGAGCTGGGGTGTATCCCATTGCTGACCTTTAACGTCGAGTGCGATAACAAAACTGCTCGGAGGAATAGCAGCTAACATTTGTTCACCTTCTTGGCGCACTGCTCGAGTGACATCAGAGGCATTGCCTCTTTTAAGGGCAGGCAATTCAATAAGTTCCAATTTAAAATCAGGAGGCATGCGCCTTGCATACTCGTTAAATCCCTCTTCGATCCATTTTGGCATTTTTTTGCCGACTGCAATTAAGCTAATCACCTTCTTCTCGTGCTTTTAAAGTCACATTCCATAATTTTTCTAAACTATAAAATTTACGAATTTCAGGCAACATAATATGGATGACTATGCTACCCAGGTCAACTAGAAGCCATTCATTTTGATTTTCTCCCTCAACACCGAGTGGCTGCAATCCTTGAGATTTTACCTTGGTGACAACATGATCACCCAGTGCATGGGCATGTCGTTTTGAGTTAGCACTGGAAATCACCATCCAATC harbors:
- the rlmH gene encoding 23S rRNA (pseudouridine(1915)-N(3))-methyltransferase RlmH, with translation MPKWIEEGFNEYARRMPPDFKLELIELPALKRGNASDVTRAVRQEGEQMLAAIPPSSFVIALDVKGQQWDTPQLASHLQQWREQGQSISLLIGGPEGLTQSCLDRANKKWSLSLLTFPHPLVRVIVAEQLYRAWSILSHHPYHRN
- a CDS encoding DUF397 domain-containing protein, whose amino-acid sequence is MEINFNDADFKKSTMCTSCSHCVEVANKNDMIAVRDTKDPSQMPLQFNKEEWQAFVAGVKRGEFDF
- the rodA gene encoding rod shape-determining protein RodA; this translates as MNRDTYSYHHPSNKLRRPLWEKLHLDPILLGGLCILIAVGSVILYSADGASLNILFKQGLRLGAAFIVMLVFAQIPPRKYYQWAPWVFAFGTVLLIATLIIGHTGKGAQRWLGLGAIKFQPSEIMKLAVPMMLAWYFHDKQLPPSLGTLFVASIVLIVPVGLTAIQPDLGTAIIIACCGAAVFVLAGLSWRIIFSLGILALCSFPVLWHFFMHDYQRERVLTFINPERDPLGSGYHIIQSKIAIGSGGVFGKGWLNGTQSHLQFLPEHATDFIFAVTGEEFGLIGGITLITLFLILVLRGLRISTLAQDTFSRLLAGSISLMFFISFFVNIGMVSGILPVVGLPLPLVSYGGTSMVTILAGFGIIMSIFTHRKLLGR
- the mrdA gene encoding penicillin-binding protein 2, with protein sequence MTRKRDTIKNNYRETHLFSRRVIILVIFILLASAGLIGRLFFLQVVNHDVYTTLSNQNQLSLIPVEPNRGLIMDRNGLIIAENVPIFNLVVTPDHVPDLEKMVGQIKELIEIPPEDMKRFRKELKQNRPFQPVTLKVKMSEEEVARFYVNQYRFPGVTVNAGMFRRYPYGKEFVSILGYVARINEQEMKQIDQTNYAGSSSMGKLGVEKYYEKELHGKVGYQQVEVDANGRFVRTLNQYAPIRGDNIYLSIDSRLQLAVEKILGDEKGAVVIIKPQTGEVLALVSAPGYDPNPFVIGIDPKHYKELRNSPDKPLYNRAVRGVYPFASTIKPYLAIAGLDSGIVGPGYSIRDPGYFGMAGVHHVYRDWRKGGHGVVNLPKAITVSCDVFFYGLAVKLGVIRMYDYLRKFGFGQLTGIDLGEELAGLVPSPEWKMKRLRSKWYVGDTVAAGIGQGYMLATPLQLAQGAATLANRGKRYRPRLLLKLVKPDGTVEEIKPIPEPPVILKNPKNWDIIIKAMGEVTSSPQGTAAVAFANTPYTIAAKTGTAQLVKILGENTHGGDAALPKHLRNHKLFIAFAPIDDPQIALAVVVENSTLAPRVARAIFDYYFGMTHQFGLPEVKPYAIDGSDGPPPDENADQAGAD
- the queC gene encoding 7-cyano-7-deazaguanine synthase QueC, encoding MVKKAVILVSGGLDSTTCLAIARSQKFECYTLCFDYGQRHRSELRAAAAVSSLLGARAHKVFRLSLDDFGGSALTDASLAVPDYTGSTEIPITYVPARNTIFLAVALGYAEMLQAHDIFIGVSSIDYSHYPDCRPEYIAQFQKLASLATKQAIEGTGVTIHAPLLLLTKGETISKGLALGVDYKGTVSCYQANEEGEACGSCDPCMLRKKGFAELNAPDPTRYDLSKTMGTVLPLDANVIIPNNVALMQ
- the mltB gene encoding lytic murein transglycosylase B produces the protein MKKSLVFVTFIVLMLASLTSLASYCAIERPDVRSYIDQLVTKYSFDRKKLEQLFCTVSFNEEVISRIQKPAEAKPWYQYYELFITPDRINKGVEYWNKNEKNLTLAEKRYGVPASIIVAIIGVETKYGQNKGNFPVFNTLATLAFNDGRRASYFRSELTQYLLLARENNFQPLTLKGSYAGAVGLPQFMPSSYRSYAVDFENKGRADLFNDDADAIGSVANYLNKHGWKTGEPVALAAVIENDECLPPCDKKFKPHLTQEDLEKYDISTPVPLGNRKASFIQLENKDDCEYWLGLQNFYVISTYNSSDLYVMAVNVLAQKIREKRNS
- the rsfS gene encoding ribosome silencing factor — its product is METTDLLNLVVQTLEDNKAEEIVSLDVHDLTTVTDWMVISSANSKRHAHALGDHVVTKVKSQGLQPLGVEGENQNEWLLVDLGSIVIHIMLPEIRKFYSLEKLWNVTLKAREEGD
- a CDS encoding tetratricopeptide repeat protein, producing the protein MNSELFQLALSYHQGGLLNQAEQIYQQLLEQNPNDSNILHLYGILLSQKGDYAQSLKFINHALDSEPDSATFHNSLGNVLWYLKNYDEAIIHYERSLELNPHSPTAHNNLGNLYAKHDNDRKALQHYETAIELKADYAEAYYNLAILLIKLDRQEEAIIALEKTVTLEPQFAEAQKQLAQLLLETNQLEKALYHYQERLALVHNDVDTYVNIGGILVKQGELPKALEYFNKALAVDPLHHEAHYNLGSTYLSLQKAEEALKHFLQCLQHQPDADTFFNVGAIYMFKDRYLDAIEYFKAALDMRPDFLDAHVNLGATYLKIERYDESLSHYRAALKLDPNSTELQYIISALTEEGGQTKTPPQFVKNLFDQYAPYFETHLTKCLSYQGHKLLFNSVSALLGTRHDLTIVDLGCGTGLCGELFKDYAKKLIGIDISSKMIELTQAKNIYDELLVEDLTTAISHMHHIDLILAADVFGYFGDLEDIFSRSYAALNEGGYFAFTVEKLEEKNYALQKSTRFAHSKAYIYELSNKNSFKILQEDEVQLRVQRRTPVFGYLFILQKS